The stretch of DNA AAGACAGCAGCACCTCGCGTTCGCTGCCGGCCTGATTGATGACCTCTGGGTACATGCCGTAGATCAGGCGGGTTTCCAATTGCTCGCGCACGGCCAACGGGGAGGTGTCGGCCTCCAGTTCGGCCCACGCGATCGGGTACAGGAAGTGCTCCCATTTTCGTCCAGTGAGCGGCTCGTTGATTTCATTGGCCAGTTCGAAGGCCGATGAACCCGTGGCCACCACCTGTACCTCCGGCAATTCGTCGGTGAACAATTTCAACGTCAGCCCAATATTTTTGATGCGCTGCGCTTCGTCAATGATCACCACGCGGGCATTGCCGGTCAGTTGCCGCAACACCGGCACCGAAGCATCCGTCAACTGGCGCCGCACCTCGGGGCGGTCGGCATTCAGAAACACCGATTGGTCGGCCCACTCGGCCATCAACTGCCGTACCAGCGAGGTTTTCCCGGTTTGCCGGGCACCCAAAACGATCAGTGCCTTGCCCCGAAACATACGGGCACGCAAGCGATCCAATAGAAAACGTACAATCATAACTGCTTTTTGTGTTTTCGTTCACCAAAAGTATGGCTTTTTGGTGAACAGGGGCGGGTGGGGACAGATTTTTTTGTTCGGAGCGTGGACCTAGTGCCGCGGGCGCGGTGCATGGGCAGCGAGTTTTCTTCGCTCGGATTGCTTCCTGGCGTTCAACGGAGCAAAGGTGTGGTGCCGACAGGCAGCCTATTTTGCATCGGGGAAAATTTTTATGGTTTTGACAATTTAGGAATCCGATTCCTAAATCGTCAAACTTTCGTCCAATCGGCATTCGCTCGGTGTCGGAATTGCACTAGCATTTCACTCGAGGAGCCTAGGCCGACTTTTTCAAGGGCCTCCGGGCATTCAACGAGGCCTCGGGCAACGCCCCCGCGCTGTCGGCCCTCATCTATGGGGGGGGGCGAGTCGTCGTACACGCATCCGCAAGGCGGACGTGTGCGCGCGTGGTTCGATCTGTCGGAGTTTTCGCCGTGCCGGAATCGTAAAAAACCGGCGCGCCGTTTTGGGAGCGGCGTGCCGGGGTATGTTGTAATCTAGTGGTGTCAACGGAAACTGGTGGAGGGATTTTGAATTTTACGATTTTGGATTTACGATTTACGATTTACGATTTACGATTTACGATTTACGATTTAGATTGCCGAGCGAGACGGCCGAGCGAGCAAGAGGCGATTTACGATTGGACGGCGGGGTACTGCCGGAAGCGGACAAAAACAAACTGGGTGGTTTTGCGGCCGTCTTTTTCTTCGATGACCTGGCGTCGGGTGGTGCTGCAGTAAACGGGGAGGCCGCGCCGCTGCAAGCGGGCCGTAAGCGCAACCGTGAACGACATCTCGCCCATCAGGTGTACCGCTGGTGCCGCTGCCCCTTGCAAGCGCTCGGCCACTAAGGCTTCATACTGGGCAGCCATCTGCTCCACCTCGGCGGTGTCGCAGTCGGGATCAATAGCCGGAAAAGGCAGGTCGGCGATCTCGCCAAATTGCCCGCGGGCCGCTGCTTGCTGGTTGTCGGGCCAGAGGGGGGAAGGGTGGTTGGAAAGGTTGAGGAGCATGGGTGGTTATTGTAAATTTATCTGTATAAGATGTTGATATAGGGTGCTAAGTTCATCCTTAAGCGTTGAAGGCATAGCATACCCTGTTTTGAATCCGCAATGATTGATGTCGTTTCGCAGACCGTCATGTCCAATAAGTCTT from Saprospiraceae bacterium encodes:
- a CDS encoding CRISPR-associated protein yields the protein MLLNLSNHPSPLWPDNQQAAARGQFGEIADLPFPAIDPDCDTAEVEQMAAQYEALVAERLQGAAAPAVHLMGEMSFTVALTARLQRRGLPVYCSTTRRQVIEEKDGRKTTQFVFVRFRQYPAVQS